From one Lycium ferocissimum isolate CSIRO_LF1 chromosome 5, AGI_CSIRO_Lferr_CH_V1, whole genome shotgun sequence genomic stretch:
- the LOC132055691 gene encoding NAC domain-containing protein 100, with product MMMENFSGVVKEDDQQQQMELPPGFRFHPTDEELITHYLSKKVVDTNFSAIAIGEVDMNKIEPWQLPWKAKIGEKEWYFFCVRDRKYPTGLRTNRATAAGYWKATGKDKEIFRGKSLVGMKKTLVFYKGRAPRGEKTNWVTHEYRLEGRLSVYNLPKTIKNDWVISRVFQKTTGGKKIHISGLMRGNSDEDEMSNSLLPPLTDSSPSHVHCFSNVVNAQKNQENMINSFNTSPNFPVLPNPMDIFPRNSVPNTFSWNQTVPIQHNFPQPSSFPVQDPAILRNLLENYGQNMQQSFKKEKEMVSVSQETGLSTDMNTEITSSVVQQDLDCLWTY from the exons ATGATGATGGAGAATTTTTCTGGAGTTGTTAAGGAGGATGATCAACAGCAACAGATGGAACTTCCTCCTGGATTTCGCTTTCATCCTACTGATGAAGAGTTGATTACTCATTATTTATCTAAAAAAGTTGTTGATACCAATTTCTCTGCTATTGCTATTGGAGAAGTTGACATGAACAAAATTGAACCCTGGCAGCTTCCAT GGAAGGCAAAAATTGGGGAAAAAGAATGGTACTTTTTTTGTGTGAGAGACAGGAAGTACCCGACTGGTTTGAGGACAAACAGGGCAACTGCTGCAGGTTATTGGAAAGCCACTGGAAAAGATAAGGAGATTTTCAGAGGAAAATCACTTGTTGGTATGAAGAAAACTCTGGTTTTCTACAAAGGAAGAGCTCCCAGAGGTGAAAAAACAAATTGGGTGACTCATGAATACAGATTAGAAGGAAGATTATCAGTTTACAATCTTCCCAAGACAATAAAG AATGATTGGGTGATCAGCAGAGTATTTCAAAAGACAACTGGTGGAAAGAAAATTCACATTTCAGGGCTTATGAGAGGGAATTCTGATGAAGATGAAATGAGCAATTCCCTTTTGCCACCATTGACAGATTCATCACCCAGTCACGTGCACTGCTTCTCCAATGTTGTTAATGCTCAAAAGAACCAAGaaaacatgatcaattcttTCAACACTTCTCCTAATTTTCCTGTTCTGCCAAATCCCATGGATATTTTCCCAAGAAATTCTGTCCCAAATACATTTTCCTGGAACCAAACAGTCCCTATTCAACACAATTTTCCTCAGCCAAGTTCATTTCCTGTACAAGATCCTGCTATTCTTAGGAATTTGCTTGAGAATTATGGGCAGAACATGCAGCAGAGTTtcaaaaaggagaaagaaatggTCAGTGTATCACAAGAAACAGGTCTAAGCACTGATATGAACACTGAAATTACATCATCTGTGGTTCAACAGGATCTTGATTGCCTTTGGACTTACTGA